The nucleotide sequence GCATTCTCAAATGGAGGGTTTCCAGGCCCTGGAGAAAGAGGAAGGAATTAAACGGCGAGAGTGCCGGCCCCAGGTCACGCAGGAGAGCCACACGGGCCTTGATAATGTACGCAATATTCCCCATGGGTTTCAGGGCTTCCACAAAGTTGATCCCATGATAGCTCGGTTCAGGCCCGTCAATAAGGGGAAACTTCCCGCCCGTCCAGTCAAATTTTCCCGAGTCAACGATTACGCCACCCAGCGATGTTCCGTGTCCGCCTATGAATTTGGTTGCCGAATACACAACGATATCCACCCCGAAATCAATGGGTCGAAGCAGGTAGGGTGAAACTGTGTTATCCAGAACAAAGGGAATTCCATTTTTATGTGCAATACCGGCAATGCCTTCGAGGTCGGCTACGTCGAGTTTGGGATTCCCGATAGACTCCGCGTAAATCGCCTTTGTTTTCGGTGTAATCGCTCTCTGAAAAGCATCGAGGTCGTTCGATTTGACGAAATTGACCGTGAGCCCGAGACGGGGAAAGGTGTAATGAAACAGGTTGTAGGTTCCCCCATACAGGTTGTCCGCCGAAACGATCTCATCTCCGGCGCGAGCGATATTGAGAAGCGCCAGGGTGATGGCCGACTGGCCACTGGCCACCGCCAGCCCCCCAACGCCGCCGTCCAGAAGGGCTACCCGCTTCTCAAAAACATCCGTAGTCGGGTTCATCAGCCGCACATATATATTGCCGAACTCCCTCAGGCCAAAGAGATTGGCCGCGTGTTCGGTGTCTTTGAACTGGTAGGAGGTTGTCTGATAAATGGGAACCGCCCGCGCTCCCGTTGTCGGATCCGCTTCCTGACCTCCATGCAGGACCAGGGTTTCAATTTTTAATTTTGCATCGATTTTACTCATACTATGTAACTCCTTTCGTG is from Deltaproteobacteria bacterium and encodes:
- a CDS encoding O-acetylhomoserine aminocarboxypropyltransferase/cysteine synthase — protein: MSKIDAKLKIETLVLHGGQEADPTTGARAVPIYQTTSYQFKDTEHAANLFGLREFGNIYVRLMNPTTDVFEKRVALLDGGVGGLAVASGQSAITLALLNIARAGDEIVSADNLYGGTYNLFHYTFPRLGLTVNFVKSNDLDAFQRAITPKTKAIYAESIGNPKLDVADLEGIAGIAHKNGIPFVLDNTVSPYLLRPIDFGVDIVVYSATKFIGGHGTSLGGVIVDSGKFDWTGGKFPLIDGPEPSYHGINFVEALKPMGNIAYIIKARVALLRDLGPALSPFNSFLFLQGLETLHLRMPRHSENALAMAEYLEKHPKVTWVNYPGLKSSPERERAKKYLPKGAGAILGFGIKGGAEAGKKFIDSLELISHLANVGDAKTLAIHPATTTHQQLSAEEQLATGVTPDFIRLSVGLEHIDDIIADIEQALEKA